A region from the uncultured Macellibacteroides sp. genome encodes:
- the rsmH gene encoding 16S rRNA (cytosine(1402)-N(4))-methyltransferase RsmH, producing the protein MKEKEVCYHVPVMLRECMEGLVIQPDGVYVDVTFGGGGHSKEILNRLGAKGTLYGFDQDADAEQNIIGDDRFVFVRSNFRYLSNFMRYHGETAIDGLLADLGVSSHHFDDKDRGFSFRFEGALDMRMNTRAGNTAADVLNTYTEEALSNVFYLYGELKNARKLASVVVKARAVKQIVTTDEFLALITPYVGRDKEKKILAQIFQALRIEVNDEMRALKEMLRQALQLLKPGGRMVVMTYHSLEDRLVKNFLKTGNFEGEIKQDFFGNVQSPFRLINNRVIVPTSEEVEVNPRSRSAKLRIAEKV; encoded by the coding sequence ATGAAAGAAAAAGAAGTTTGCTATCATGTTCCGGTAATGCTCCGCGAGTGTATGGAAGGTCTGGTTATTCAGCCCGACGGTGTGTACGTGGATGTTACGTTTGGAGGTGGCGGACATTCTAAAGAAATACTCAATAGGCTTGGTGCAAAAGGAACTCTTTATGGTTTTGATCAGGATGCCGATGCCGAGCAGAATATTATAGGCGACGACCGCTTTGTTTTTGTGCGCAGCAATTTTCGTTACTTATCCAATTTTATGCGTTACCACGGTGAGACTGCCATCGACGGACTTTTGGCCGACTTGGGGGTTTCTTCTCATCATTTCGATGATAAAGACCGTGGATTTTCGTTTCGCTTCGAAGGAGCATTGGATATGCGTATGAATACTCGTGCCGGAAATACCGCGGCCGATGTTTTGAATACCTATACGGAAGAGGCGCTTTCCAATGTTTTTTATTTGTACGGCGAACTGAAAAATGCGCGGAAGCTTGCCTCTGTAGTTGTTAAAGCTCGTGCAGTAAAACAAATTGTCACAACTGATGAGTTTCTGGCTCTTATAACTCCGTATGTGGGAAGAGATAAAGAGAAGAAAATACTTGCACAGATATTTCAGGCTCTCCGTATCGAGGTAAATGATGAGATGCGTGCTTTGAAAGAGATGTTACGTCAGGCATTGCAATTGCTTAAGCCCGGCGGACGTATGGTGGTAATGACGTATCATTCACTTGAAGACAGGCTTGTGAAAAATTTTCTAAAAACCGGAAACTTTGAAGGCGAAATTAAACAGGACTTCTTTGGTAATGTGCAATCGCCTTTCCGTTTAATCAACAATAGAGTAATAGTGCCTACGTCTGAAGAGGTGGAAGTTAATCCACGCTCAAGAAGTGCCAAGCTACGAATCGCCGAAAAGGTGTAA
- a CDS encoding FtsL-like putative cell division protein, which translates to MEEKQKRTKKKEKRLSLLYVLGGGILKEDFIVKHTRMIVLIVILVFFFIGNRYTCMQKLREIDRLQQQLRDVRFEALSVSSELTGNSRQSQIELLIFEQGIELEGAKTPPYELYK; encoded by the coding sequence ATGGAAGAGAAACAAAAAAGAACGAAAAAGAAAGAGAAGAGGCTTTCGCTCTTATATGTGTTAGGTGGGGGAATTCTGAAAGAGGATTTCATCGTAAAGCATACACGTATGATTGTGCTGATCGTAATTTTAGTATTTTTCTTTATAGGAAACCGTTACACTTGCATGCAGAAGCTGAGAGAAATTGACCGTTTGCAGCAACAGCTGCGTGATGTACGTTTCGAAGCACTTTCAGTTTCTTCAGAACTAACAGGAAATAGCAGGCAGTCACAGATAGAATTGCTTATTTTTGAACAAGGAATTGAACTGGAAGGAGCTAAAACTCCCCCTTATGAATTATATAAGTAG
- a CDS encoding penicillin-binding transpeptidase domain-containing protein produces MSEENEPKDIDPKNNRILSYYFIVVLVFGAIVVGILLRIFDTAFVEKEKWEKVAESQKRPNRLVLPGRGNIYSADGKLMATSVPRYYMYIDFKADGLNPDTLKHYVDSLAYYLSNKLGNRSKAGYKAHLLRGLRSKSRQFAVYEGRVSYTDLKEIKTYPFFRLSKYKSGFYTKEMVQRQKPFGSLASRTIGDIYGEIESGGTTKGKNGLELQYDTLLRGQAGLSSVRRVGGGWTNVIEIEPVNGMDIRTTIDIDIQDITEKSLVDKLKEIDAESGTAVVMEVSTGEIKAITNMGRIREGIYGETKNHAVADESEPGSTFKVASMMVALEDGVCTPGDSVDVGNGVFMYKGARMTDHNSEKGGYGRISAEEAIWNSSNIGVAKLILRGYERNPSKFVEGLYRIGINAPLNLEIPGAGRAKIRKPSDSSRYWAKTTLPWMSFGYETQIPPIYTLTFFNAIANGGKQVRPMFTKEILSDGEVIKSFSTEVLNPAICSEKTLAQIKSMLLGVVEKGTGKVVHSDIVSIAGKTGTAQISQGAAGYKAAGKSHQVSFCGYFPADKPLYSCIVVIRRPRIGYPSGGTMSGGVFKSIAEKIFAATTSHDLGKMPMDSAAVKVPYAKGGDLRALENILKKFGINAGTDSVDSPWVLTGVKETGVELKNVSVKRGLVPNVIGMGAKDAVYLLENQGLRVSLSGMGRVKSQSIPSGSHAVKGQTIAIVLN; encoded by the coding sequence ATGTCGGAAGAGAACGAGCCTAAAGATATAGATCCGAAAAATAACAGGATTCTTTCCTATTATTTTATCGTGGTGCTGGTATTCGGAGCAATAGTGGTCGGGATTCTTTTGCGTATTTTTGATACTGCATTTGTGGAAAAAGAAAAGTGGGAGAAAGTTGCCGAAAGTCAGAAGCGCCCTAATCGCCTTGTTCTTCCTGGCCGCGGGAATATTTATTCGGCAGATGGAAAACTAATGGCTACAAGTGTTCCCCGCTATTATATGTATATTGACTTTAAAGCAGATGGTCTCAATCCGGATACTTTGAAGCATTACGTTGACTCCCTTGCTTATTACCTTTCAAACAAACTGGGAAACAGATCTAAGGCTGGTTATAAGGCTCACCTTTTGAGAGGACTCAGAAGTAAAAGCCGTCAGTTTGCAGTGTATGAGGGTCGGGTTTCCTATACAGACCTTAAAGAAATTAAAACCTATCCATTTTTTCGTTTAAGTAAATACAAGAGCGGATTTTATACCAAGGAGATGGTTCAGAGGCAAAAACCTTTCGGATCACTGGCTTCCCGTACCATTGGCGATATTTACGGTGAAATAGAGTCTGGAGGTACAACCAAAGGTAAAAACGGACTCGAGTTGCAGTATGATACCTTGTTGCGCGGACAAGCGGGGCTTAGCTCTGTTCGTCGTGTTGGGGGCGGATGGACTAACGTTATTGAGATTGAACCTGTCAATGGAATGGATATCCGTACAACCATCGATATCGATATTCAGGATATAACTGAAAAATCGCTGGTGGATAAATTGAAGGAAATTGATGCAGAATCAGGTACAGCAGTTGTTATGGAAGTTTCTACCGGAGAGATAAAAGCGATTACCAATATGGGACGTATCCGCGAAGGTATTTACGGCGAAACCAAAAACCATGCGGTGGCCGACGAATCGGAACCTGGCTCTACATTTAAAGTGGCGTCCATGATGGTTGCTCTTGAAGATGGGGTATGTACCCCAGGCGATTCGGTGGATGTTGGCAATGGTGTCTTTATGTACAAAGGGGCACGTATGACAGACCATAATTCCGAAAAAGGCGGATATGGTCGTATCTCTGCCGAAGAAGCGATTTGGAATTCTTCCAATATTGGAGTTGCCAAATTAATTCTCCGTGGGTATGAGCGAAATCCTTCAAAATTTGTTGAAGGATTGTATCGGATTGGAATAAATGCGCCGCTAAATCTGGAGATTCCCGGAGCTGGACGGGCCAAGATACGTAAGCCATCGGATTCCTCTCGTTACTGGGCAAAGACAACTCTTCCCTGGATGTCTTTTGGTTACGAAACACAAATACCTCCAATCTATACGCTTACTTTCTTTAATGCGATAGCAAATGGGGGTAAACAGGTTCGCCCCATGTTTACAAAAGAAATTCTGAGCGATGGAGAAGTTATTAAAAGTTTTTCGACAGAGGTTTTGAACCCGGCTATTTGTTCGGAAAAAACGCTGGCTCAGATAAAAAGCATGTTGCTTGGTGTTGTAGAGAAAGGAACCGGTAAAGTAGTACATTCCGATATTGTTAGCATTGCAGGTAAAACAGGTACGGCTCAGATCTCGCAGGGTGCTGCTGGCTACAAGGCTGCCGGAAAGAGTCACCAGGTATCATTCTGTGGATATTTTCCTGCAGACAAACCGCTGTATTCATGCATCGTGGTGATTCGTCGCCCCCGGATAGGGTATCCTTCCGGAGGAACTATGTCAGGAGGAGTATTTAAGTCGATAGCTGAAAAGATATTTGCTGCAACAACGTCGCATGATCTTGGAAAAATGCCAATGGATTCTGCGGCTGTAAAAGTTCCCTATGCGAAAGGTGGAGATTTACGGGCGCTGGAAAACATATTAAAAAAGTTCGGCATTAATGCCGGAACTGATAGTGTAGACAGCCCATGGGTTCTTACCGGTGTAAAAGAAACGGGTGTAGAATTGAAAAATGTGTCTGTAAAGAGGGGTCTTGTTCCCAATGTTATCGGAATGGGGGCAAAAGATGCTGTTTATTTGCTCGAGAACCAAGGACTAAGGGTGTCGCTTTCAGGAATGGGACGGGTTAAGTCGCAGTCCATCCCTTCGGGCAGCCACGCTGTAAAAGGTCAGACAATTGCAATAGTGTTGAATTAA